A stretch of DNA from Thermodesulfobacteriota bacterium:
AAAACGCTTTTATTGACGGCACGTAGACCCCGCCGACACCGATGCCGATCAATGCCCTGCCGATAGACGCCCAGCCGATGCCCGGTGCCATTCCAAAAACAAAACACCCGGCCGCGGCCACCATCGACCAGTAAGTGATCACCCGCCGCGGCCCGATTCTGTCCGACAGATACCCCACCAGCGGCTGTTCAAACGCATAGAGATAAAAATACATGGAAGACATGAAACCCAGAGCCGAAGCGTTGGTATGAAACGATTTAAGCAAGTCGGATACAATTACCGAAGTGGAAACACGATGGAAATATACAAAAAAATAGACCATACAGATGGTAATAAAAATGATCCATCGATGGGGGTCTTTATCCATGTTTGATTGGTTTTTGCCCATAAGATCCTTTAGGGCAATATCGACGAACGTGCTTAACATGCACGTGGTGAGGAAGGCCCATTGAGAATTTAAAAAATAAAAGCAAGTTAAAAATGTTTTATAGCAAAACCTAAATTGTTTGTAAACCGCGGCAGCACCCTCAACCTGTAAAGCGATATATGATCAATGATCAGCTGATCAGATAGTCCTGCCATCAATTTTACCCTGTTGCCGAATAACGGTTAAACAAAATCATTCCCACAAAAATCATTCCCATTCCGATGATATGGAATATCATCAGTGATTCATTGAGCCAGATCATTGCCATCAGTGATGCAAATACAGGAATCAGATTTATAAACAATCCGCCACGATTTGCCCCAATCATCTCTATTCCCCGGTTCCAGCTAAAATAAGCCACAATTGATGGAAATATGGCAACATATAAGATACTGAAAACAAAATTTTTATTCATATCGTGCGCGCCCGCATAGATCATTTCCCCAACATAAAAAGGCAATAAGAAGAGTGCGCCGATACCGAAAGAGTATACCAAAAAACTTAACGGGTGTATCTTAGGCCGTTTACGCAGGCAGGCGGAATAGAACGCGTAAAAAATGACCGCAATGATCATGAGCAGATCACCCCGGGTAAAAGTCAGCTTCAGCAAATTGGTAAATTTCCCGTGCAACACCACCACAGCAGCGCCGATCAGGCACAGCATCACACCCGCCACCTGGATCCGGTTGATTTTGTCATGGAATAACATGACCGATATCAGAATGATCATCGCCGGCATGGCTGTCTGGATCAAAGCACCGTTAATGGCCGTGGTGGTATGTAACGCGGTATAAAGGAGCACGTTAAAAAGACTGATCCCGGTCAGGGATAAAAATATCATCATTTTCCAATGCAAGATCATCAGCCCCCAATCCTGTTTCGCATATTTCCAGACAAGAGGGAGCAGGAGGATAAAAGCAATCGTCCATCTCCAGAATGCAAGGCTTATCGGGGGAATGATCTCAGCCACACCACGTGCCAGAACCATGTTACCGGCCCAGCATAGCGGTGCGATCATCAGCAGAACATATGGAAGTCCGGTCCTAAGCCGGCTTTTAGCTCTATCCATTTTAGCTGTTTTCTTTTTATGTCGCAGATTCATCATCGAATGTGATCGTAATCGGCCCTGGATTTAAACCATTTCCAGTGGATCATTCCCATCATTGGATTATTCCAGCGCTTTACACTTTTTTTTTCACTCCATTTGAAATGACCCATCTCTCCATGTCCGGGTAACTTTGTGCGCCAACCAGTCGATCATTTGATATCATAAAAGTCGGTACCGCCCTGATGTCCTTTTTACCAGAGAGAGCCCAGTCTTCGTCCACCGCGTTTTTAAAGGTCCGGTTCAAAAGAACCGATTCGGCTTCTTCCCGGTTCAGGCCGACATATTCTGCCAAATCCAGAAGAACCGACAATTCGGCGATGTTCTTTCCATCCACAAAATAAGCCTTAAATGCCTGTTTATGAAATGCATCCCCGGCATTGTTTGACTCTGCCCATTTTCCCAACTCCTGAGCCAGGCGACTGTTATATGTTTTTTTCCGGTTACCGAAGGGTAAACCATGATTCGCTGCTGTTTTTTTCAATTTCTGCATCATGAGATCGACATCCACCGGTATACCGGCAAACAGCTGTTCAAGAGTGAGCCCCTCTTTTGGAGTGTCCGGATGCAGGGGAAAAGTACGCCATTTTATTTCAATGTCAAATTTTTTCTTCAGCTGTTCAATACTCCCGGTAATGAAATAGCACCAGGGTCAGATATAATCTGAATAGATTTCAAGTGTTGGGATGGTGACCATTTTAATTCCTTTTTATCTCAATACAGGTTTTTCATGGTTTTGGTCACTTCCTTTATATGCATGCATGATGGTTGTCAACAAAACGCACTGTTATGCAAACGTTTTTTTCTGCGACCACATATGCCGAAACCCCACATTGCAAAAAGCAAGTCTAAAAAGTGAACCTATGGATCAGGGAAGCCAACCCGGTTATACACCGCCTCTGACCTCACCATACCATTTGCTTGTGACCGTATACTTTATCGGGACAGGAAAATGTATCTGATCATGATTTGATCATCTTCTTGTTCAATACGCATTTTTTTCAGCGGATTCATGCCGGAAGTTTTTTCTTTTCATAGAATTTAATAGAGATAACCAGAAAAAAGGTTTTTTTTCTTGACAATAATATCTCTATTGTATTATACTACTATTACAATATTAAATTAATTAAATGTTTTTATGAGCAGGAGGCAACTTCTCATGATCAAGTTTAAGTTAGATCCCAAATCAGGGATTCCATTTTATCGGCAGATCATTGATCAAATCCGTTACGGGGTGGCCAGCGGAGAATTAAAAGTTGGAGATCAATTGCCAACGGTCAGGGCTTTAGCCGTTGAACTTAAGGTGAATCTCAACACAGTCAGCAAAGCATACCGGGAACTTGAAATTCAAAGCGTTTTGGAAAGCCAGCAGGGCACCGGCACATTCATCGGTACGGTCAGCGTTCAAATCCCTCAAACTGAGCGGCAAAACAAGCTGGCCAATATCTGTTCGGAGTTTTTAAGCATTGCATCCAGTTATGGGTTTGGCATTGAGGATATGATAAATGAACTCAACAAAAGGCAAGGAGGGAAACCATGAATTCAGAAAAAGAAAACCAAAAATCCATCAACCCAATATCCATGACCATCATTATTTTAACCTTAGCCGGCGGAATCGTGTTGATTTTTTTCAATATCATTCACTGGAGCCTTGCAGCCCCCGGAGGAATCATTTTATTGATCTTTGCGGCTTCCATCCGAATTGCAGATCAATGGGAAAAAGCCATTGTCCTTAGAATGGGAAAATTTGTGGGGTTAAGAGGTCCGGGAATATTCTTTATCATACCCATTATTGATCGAGTGGACAATTATATCGATCAGCGCGTTCGGGTCACTGATTTTCGCGCAGAAAAAACGCTCACAAAAGATACGGTCCCGGTGGATGTGGACGCGGTTGTTTACTGGACGGTATGGGATGCTGAAAAAACCGCTTTGGAAGTCAAGCGGTATATCGACGCCGTTACCTACATCGCTCAAACCGGCCTAAGGGATATTATTGGCAGACATGAATTGGCAGATCTTTTGCAGCATCGTGATAAAATTGCCGATGCCCTGCAACACACGCTTGATGAACACACCAACCCCTGGGGAATCACCTGTCAAAACGTGGGAATTTCAGACATTATCATTCCGGAAGCGCTTTCAGATGCAATGAGCAAACAGGCCCAGGCGGAGCGGGAACGTCAGGCCAGAATTATCCTGGGAACGGCTGAAACCGAAATATCGGAAAAATTTGCCGAGGCCAGTGGGAAATACCAGGACAACCCGGTGGCGCTCCAATTGCGTGGGATGAATATGCTTTTCGAAGGGCTCAAGGAAAAGGGATCATTGATTATTGTCCCGAGTTCCGCGCTGGAATCAATGAATATGGGTGCGATCGGCGGGCTGGCCGCTTTGGCTGAAAAAAGCGAGGGTGAAACTTAAAATCTCTTTGTGGACCATATTTTCACCATAAAAGGAGATACATATGAAATTATTAAAATTAGATTATAGCAAACTATTATTTTGTATTCCTTTTTTTATTCTTTTTGCATTTTTGGTTCAGAATTCAGTTTCCGCACAACCAAAAAAGCGGGAATACTGGCCCACCAGCGGCTGGAAGATGTCCACTCCGGAAATGCAGGGTATGGATTCCGCCAAACTATCCATAGCAGACGAATTTATCCAAAACAGACTTCCCGATGCATTTAGTCTGCTGGTGGTTAAAAACGGCTATTTGGTTTTTGAGAAATATTACTCGTGGGGAAGTCCGGAAAAATATGCTGTTGTTCATTCCGTTACCAAAAGTGTGACCTCCGCCCTGATTGGTATTTCACTGAAAAAAGGCTATCTTAACAGTGTCGATCAAAGACTAATCGAATTTTTTCCCCAGTATTTCAACGGTGAAGTGGATCCGAGGAAAAAAAAGATCACTGTTAGGCATCTTTTGACCATGAGTGCCGGATTTCAATGGGATGATAGGGGCCCTAGTATGCGGAACTGGTATACTTCTCCGGATTGGTTAAAATTTGCCATTCAACTTCCGCAGGAAAAAAATCCGGGGGATGAATTTAATTACAACTCATCAACATCGCATCTTCTATCTGCAATTTTGTCAAAATCGACCAAAACCACCGCCTTGTATTTTGCAAAGAGAAACCTTTTTGAACCGTTGGGGATACAATCAGCCTATTGGCATCAAGACCCGCAAGGATACCATATTGGCGGTTTCGGTTTGGGCCTATCAGCACGGGATTTAGCAAAATTGGGTTTCCTGTACCTGAATAATGGATATTGGAACGGTCAATCCATTGTCCCTGAATACTGGGTGAAACAATCTACCGCTCAGCAGATACAGGCCATTCGCCACCCCATATATGGACCGTTTGGATACGGATATCAATGGTGGGTGAAGAAAGTTGATGGCTGCAGCAGTTACAGGGCCTGGGGAAGGCGAGGGCAATTTATCGTGGTGGTTCCGGAACTTGACCTTGTTATTGCGGTAACCTCAGAAACACGGCCTCATCCGCCCACTTCGATTCATTACAGCCCCCTATTTGATTTGGTTGCATCTTCTGTTCAAAGGAAACGGCCGGTGAAAGAATCCCTCAAAAGCGCGGAGTTGCCCCAAGACGTAACATCTTTCAAAACTGACTATAATCAAGCAATGTTTAACAAAGATATGGCGACCATAGACGACTTAATTTCGGATCGATTTCTCCATGATGGCGTCACCAAACAAATGGCTGTAAGATTTTTAATGAGAATTTTACCTTATGCGTCCGAGGCTAAAATCATCTTCACCAAGTTTGAGCCTGAGGGCGACAAGGCTAAGATTGATGTGGTGCTTAAGGATAAATATTTTGAAGCCTCATTTATGATCGGCAGCAAGCTGATCAAAGAGAATGGCCAATGGAAATGGTATGGAAACCAAATTGCAAAATAGAGCCGCCCATCACCGGCCCGACTGACAAAATTATCTTTTCCCTTAGTCGAGCTGTTTTTTCAGTCTCGATGGTTTCATTGAAATCATCACCCTTTGGATCGTTTTCATCCTTATTTAAAAATTCAAAGAATATCGGCGATATTTTTCTTGACAAAAGCTTGTGAAAGATAGATGCTTATTAATTTTTAAAGCTAACTAAAACAAAGCCGATTAAAGGAGGCTGTAAGAATGTATGCTATAGTTGATTCGGGAGGAAAGCAATATAAAGTTCGCGAAGGTGAAATTTTAAGAGTTGAAAAACTGACCGGAGAGGTGGGTGACAGCGTTTCTTTTGATAAAATTCTTATGTTTTCCGATGGGGAGCAGGTAAATATAGGCACACCACTCCTTGAAGATGTGACGGTGAACGGACATATCGTGGAGCAGGGAAAGGCAAAAAAGATTATTGTTTTCAAATATAAGCGGCGTAAAAGATATCGTCGGAAACAGGGGCATCGTCAGCAATTTACGGCAGTTAAAGTCGACAGCATTAAAGCCTGAATTTTGCAAAATTCAGCTCATCCTCAACAATAAAACACAAAATTTTTACCGGTTATTGGCAGATAGTGCCTTAAAATCGGTTCAAGGAGTTTTAAAATGGCACATAAAAAAGCAGGCGGCAGTTCTAAAAATGGCCGTGACAGCAATGCGCAAAGACGCGGGGTAAAAATCTATGGCGGGCAAAAAGTAAGAGCCGGAAATATACTGGTTCGACAGCTTGGAACGAAAATACATCCGGGAGAGAACGTCGGAATAGGCAAAGATTATACTCTGTTTGCCAAAATCGACGGTGTGGTATCTTATGAACGGTTTGGCCGTTCCCGCAAAAAAGCAAGCGTCTATGCTGAGGGTTCTCTCTAAGTGTGAAATTTATTGATGAAGCGATTATTACTGTTCAATCCGGGAACGGTGGAAGCGGCTGTGTCAGTTTCAGGCGTGAAAAGTTTATCCCGCAGGGAGGCCCGGACGGCGGGGACGGTGGTAAAGGCGGCGATATTGTTTTAAAAACAACTTTTCGCAAACGGACACTGCAACATTTTCAATTCAAAAGACAGTTTAAAGCCATAAACGGCGCCAGTGGCCAAGGTAAGCAAAAAACCGGAAAAAACGGCCCGGATCTCATCATAGAAATTCCTCCGGGAACACTGGTCCGCGACGCTGAAACCGAGCAAATCCTAAAAGATCTCACCAAACCCGATGAAATTTTTATCGCAGCCAAAGGCGGTAGAGGCGGCCAGGGAAACAGGCGCTTTAAGACATCGACAAATCGTACTCCCCGATTTGCTCAACCGGGCGAGCCGGGCGAAACAGTCACACTTAAGCTTGATCTTAAGCTTCTTGCGGATGTCGGCATCATCGGTCTTCCCAATGCGGGCAAATCCACTCTTATCAGTTCCATCTCCGCAGCAAATCCGAAAATAGGAAATTACCCCTTTACCACCCTTTCGCCAAATCTGGGTGTGGTTCAACCCCCCGGCGGAGAGCCTTTTGTTCTGTCCGACATCCCTGGATTGATTGAAGGCGCCCATAAAGGAGCCGGTCTTGGCATTAAATTTTTACGGCATATTGAACGCACCCGAATCCTTGTCCACCTCATCGATGCGTTATCCATAGATCTGAATCACCCTCTTAAGGGATACCACACCATTAACCGGGAACTGGCCATGTACAGCAAGGGACTTGCCGAAAAACCTCAAATTGTGGTTGTCAATAAACTGGATTTAACCGGCGCCGATGAGGCAGCCACCATTTTCCAGTCTGCCGTAAAGGATAAAAACGTACTGCTGATTTCCGCCATCAACGGAACAGGGCTTGACAAACTAAAAACTCAAATTGTTAAATGTCTGGACAATTTGAACCAATAACGACATAACAAGGTATTAAAATGCGCATAGGACTTTTTGGCGGTACATATAATCCGATTCACCTGGGTCACCTTCGGGCTGCGGTGGAAGTAAAACAAGGTTTTTCCTTGAATGAAATTTATTTCATTCCTTGTGCGATTCCACCACACAAACAATCGGAGCATGTGGCCGGCCCCAAAGAACGCTATGAAATGACGCGTATGGCGACTTTAAATACACCGGGTTTTGTAGCTTCTGATGTTGAATTAAAACGCTCAGGACCTTCATATACCATTGATACGATTATTCATTTTAAGTCGGCTCTGGCAAAAGATAGCGAACTTTATTTTATTCTCGGGCTTGATGCATTCCTTGAAATTGACACATGGAAATCGTATATGAATCTCTTTCCGCTGATTCCTTTTATTATCTTAACCAGACCGTATTCCGGGCACACAGACCCGGATCTGAGACAACAGCAGGTTGAAGATTTCATTCACTCTAAGATATCCACCGGATATAAATTTAACGCTTCACAATCCGGCTTTTTCCATAAGGAATTAAAACCCGTTTTCCTTTTTGATGTCACCCCACTTGAAATTTCATCATCGGCCATACGAAGTCATATAAAAGAAGGACGTTCCATCCGGTTTCTGGTACCTGATCAAACCATCGATTTTATAAAAACAAATGGGCTTTACCGATGAAGCATGATTATGATCCTTCACTCGATCTTTATGTTAAAGCGGCTTTAGGCAGAAAAGCGCTTGAGGTCGTTGTGCTGGATGTCCGGGAACTGACCTCGGTGGCAGAGTCATTTATCATATGCAGCGGCCGTTCGAATCGCCAGGTGACGGCAATAGCGGAATTTATCCAAACAGAGCTTAAAAAGGCCGGAATACAACCCATAAGTATAGAGGGTAAAAAAGAAGGGCACTGGGTTTTGCTTGATTACGGACATGTGATTATTCATGTGTTTTATGAGTCCGTGCGAGATTTTTATGACCTCGAAGGACTCTGGGTGGATGCGAAAAGGATTCAGACCAAAAGCCTTATTGAAGCAACTGAAAAGAAAGGGATGTAAAACCTATGGCTAGCAAAAACAGACCATGCATGCTGATTATTCTTGACGGCTGGGGAATAAGCGCCAACAAAGTGGGCAACGCTGTCTTGCTTGCCAAAACACCTTTCCTGGACAAATTAAAACAAGAATATCCGGCTACACAGCTTTTATGCTCAGGTGAAGCGGTCGGACTTCCCCATGGCATTATGGGAAATTCCGAGGTCGGACATTTGAATATTGGTGCAGGCAGGGTGGTGTATCAGGACCTGTTGAGAATCGATATGGCGATCAGCAATAAAGAATTTTTTAAAAATGAAGCGCTCACCGCGGTGATGTCAAAGGTAAATGCAAATGACTCGGCGCTTCACCTGATGGGTCTTGTTTCAGACGGAGGGGTACACAGTCAGCTTGAGCACCTGTTCGCCCTTCTGGATATGGCCAGCAAGAAAGGGATAAGCAAAGTCTTTATTCATGCCATACTGGATGGTCGTGATACACCGCCGGATAGCGGTGTCGGATATATCGAGCAGCTGCAGAAATATATCACCGACAAAAATTTTGCAACAATAGCAACCATATGCGGCCGTTTTTATGCAATGGATCGCGATAAGCGCTGGGACAGAATAGAAAAGGCATACCGCCTCTATACCCTGGGGGAAGGAACCGGTGAAAAAAATCCGCTAGAAGCGGTAAAAAGCGCCTACCTGCGAGGCGAGACCGATGAATTTGTCCGCCCCATCATTATGACGGATAAAGCCGAAAAACCCCTTGGATTGCTGCAGCATAATGATGGCGTTGTTTTTTTCAATTTCAGAGCAGACCGTGCCAGAGAAATTACCAGCGCTTTAACTGATCCGGTTTTTGAATCATTTGAAAGAAAATTTTACCCAAAATTATGCGAATTTGTCTGCATGACCCTTTATGATGAAAAATTTACCCTTCCCTTGGCCTTCCCACCGGTTCATCTGGATGAAATACTTGGTGAGGTAATAAGCAAACAAGGCCTACATCAACTAAGAATAGCTGAAACCGAAAAATATGCCCATGTCACCTACTTCTTTAACGGGGGGGAAGAAAAGGCGTTCCCCTTGGAAGACCGATGTCTGATTCCATCGCCTCGTGAGGTTTCCACCTACGATCAGAAACCGGAAATGAGTGCCTACCTGGTCACCCAGGAGGTGCTCTCCAGGTTAAAATCAAAAAAGTACGACATGATCATACTGAATTTTGCCAACATGGACATGGTGGGCCATACCGGTATTCTTGATGCGGCAATCAAGGCGGCTGAAACCATCGATGAATGTGTGAAACAAATCGTAAATGAAGTGAAAGCCATAGGTGGCGTTGTCCTGCTTACCGCTGATCATGGCAATGCAGAGCAGATGACAGCCGATAACGGTCACCCGCATACCGCCCACACCCTTAACCCTGTCCCCTTTATCCTGGTGGATGATCACCGTCGAGGTACCGCCCTAAAACCCGGCAGCCTGGGAGATATTGCTCCCACTATGCTTCAACTCATGGGCATTGGCAAACCTGAGCTAATGACAGGTAAATCGCTACTGGATACCTGATGGTGTCGTAAAGGCTCACCTACTGCGTTGTAGCGGTTTTTCAGGAATTCGACATACTATATCGTATAGTCTCATCCCTGAAAAACCGCTACGCCTTGTACATGAGCCTTTACGACACCATCAGGCACTTAAGGACTTTTTACTATAGCATCAAACTTGAGACTATATTTTCTTATCGAGCTCTTTTTTTAATTTTTTTTCGACCTCATCAAAAAGACTTTT
This window harbors:
- a CDS encoding serine hydrolase produces the protein MKLLKLDYSKLLFCIPFFILFAFLVQNSVSAQPKKREYWPTSGWKMSTPEMQGMDSAKLSIADEFIQNRLPDAFSLLVVKNGYLVFEKYYSWGSPEKYAVVHSVTKSVTSALIGISLKKGYLNSVDQRLIEFFPQYFNGEVDPRKKKITVRHLLTMSAGFQWDDRGPSMRNWYTSPDWLKFAIQLPQEKNPGDEFNYNSSTSHLLSAILSKSTKTTALYFAKRNLFEPLGIQSAYWHQDPQGYHIGGFGLGLSARDLAKLGFLYLNNGYWNGQSIVPEYWVKQSTAQQIQAIRHPIYGPFGYGYQWWVKKVDGCSSYRAWGRRGQFIVVVPELDLVIAVTSETRPHPPTSIHYSPLFDLVASSVQRKRPVKESLKSAELPQDVTSFKTDYNQAMFNKDMATIDDLISDRFLHDGVTKQMAVRFLMRILPYASEAKIIFTKFEPEGDKAKIDVVLKDKYFEASFMIGSKLIKENGQWKWYGNQIAK
- a CDS encoding slipin family protein, whose protein sequence is MNSEKENQKSINPISMTIIILTLAGGIVLIFFNIIHWSLAAPGGIILLIFAASIRIADQWEKAIVLRMGKFVGLRGPGIFFIIPIIDRVDNYIDQRVRVTDFRAEKTLTKDTVPVDVDAVVYWTVWDAEKTALEVKRYIDAVTYIAQTGLRDIIGRHELADLLQHRDKIADALQHTLDEHTNPWGITCQNVGISDIIIPEALSDAMSKQAQAERERQARIILGTAETEISEKFAEASGKYQDNPVALQLRGMNMLFEGLKEKGSLIIVPSSALESMNMGAIGGLAALAEKSEGET
- a CDS encoding GntR family transcriptional regulator, with the translated sequence MIKFKLDPKSGIPFYRQIIDQIRYGVASGELKVGDQLPTVRALAVELKVNLNTVSKAYRELEIQSVLESQQGTGTFIGTVSVQIPQTERQNKLANICSEFLSIASSYGFGIEDMINELNKRQGGKP
- the rsfS gene encoding ribosome silencing factor, which produces MKHDYDPSLDLYVKAALGRKALEVVVLDVRELTSVAESFIICSGRSNRQVTAIAEFIQTELKKAGIQPISIEGKKEGHWVLLDYGHVIIHVFYESVRDFYDLEGLWVDAKRIQTKSLIEATEKKGM
- a CDS encoding DsbA family oxidoreductase, translating into MVTIPTLEIYSDYIUPWCYFITGSIEQLKKKFDIEIKWRTFPLHPDTPKEGLTLEQLFAGIPVDVDLMMQKLKKTAANHGLPFGNRKKTYNSRLAQELGKWAESNNAGDAFHKQAFKAYFVDGKNIAELSVLLDLAEYVGLNREEAESVLLNRTFKNAVDEDWALSGKKDIRAVPTFMISNDRLVGAQSYPDMERWVISNGVKKKV
- the obgE gene encoding GTPase ObgE, which encodes MKFIDEAIITVQSGNGGSGCVSFRREKFIPQGGPDGGDGGKGGDIVLKTTFRKRTLQHFQFKRQFKAINGASGQGKQKTGKNGPDLIIEIPPGTLVRDAETEQILKDLTKPDEIFIAAKGGRGGQGNRRFKTSTNRTPRFAQPGEPGETVTLKLDLKLLADVGIIGLPNAGKSTLISSISAANPKIGNYPFTTLSPNLGVVQPPGGEPFVLSDIPGLIEGAHKGAGLGIKFLRHIERTRILVHLIDALSIDLNHPLKGYHTINRELAMYSKGLAEKPQIVVVNKLDLTGADEAATIFQSAVKDKNVLLISAINGTGLDKLKTQIVKCLDNLNQ
- the gpmI gene encoding 2,3-bisphosphoglycerate-independent phosphoglycerate mutase, which produces MASKNRPCMLIILDGWGISANKVGNAVLLAKTPFLDKLKQEYPATQLLCSGEAVGLPHGIMGNSEVGHLNIGAGRVVYQDLLRIDMAISNKEFFKNEALTAVMSKVNANDSALHLMGLVSDGGVHSQLEHLFALLDMASKKGISKVFIHAILDGRDTPPDSGVGYIEQLQKYITDKNFATIATICGRFYAMDRDKRWDRIEKAYRLYTLGEGTGEKNPLEAVKSAYLRGETDEFVRPIIMTDKAEKPLGLLQHNDGVVFFNFRADRAREITSALTDPVFESFERKFYPKLCEFVCMTLYDEKFTLPLAFPPVHLDEILGEVISKQGLHQLRIAETEKYAHVTYFFNGGEEKAFPLEDRCLIPSPREVSTYDQKPEMSAYLVTQEVLSRLKSKKYDMIILNFANMDMVGHTGILDAAIKAAETIDECVKQIVNEVKAIGGVVLLTADHGNAEQMTADNGHPHTAHTLNPVPFILVDDHRRGTALKPGSLGDIAPTMLQLMGIGKPELMTGKSLLDT
- the nadD gene encoding nicotinate-nucleotide adenylyltransferase yields the protein MRIGLFGGTYNPIHLGHLRAAVEVKQGFSLNEIYFIPCAIPPHKQSEHVAGPKERYEMTRMATLNTPGFVASDVELKRSGPSYTIDTIIHFKSALAKDSELYFILGLDAFLEIDTWKSYMNLFPLIPFIILTRPYSGHTDPDLRQQQVEDFIHSKISTGYKFNASQSGFFHKELKPVFLFDVTPLEISSSAIRSHIKEGRSIRFLVPDQTIDFIKTNGLYR
- a CDS encoding DMT family transporter, whose amino-acid sequence is MMNLRHKKKTAKMDRAKSRLRTGLPYVLLMIAPLCWAGNMVLARGVAEIIPPISLAFWRWTIAFILLLPLVWKYAKQDWGLMILHWKMMIFLSLTGISLFNVLLYTALHTTTAINGALIQTAMPAMIILISVMLFHDKINRIQVAGVMLCLIGAAVVVLHGKFTNLLKLTFTRGDLLMIIAVIFYAFYSACLRKRPKIHPLSFLVYSFGIGALFLLPFYVGEMIYAGAHDMNKNFVFSILYVAIFPSIVAYFSWNRGIEMIGANRGGLFINLIPVFASLMAMIWLNESLMIFHIIGMGMIFVGMILFNRYSATG
- the rpmA gene encoding 50S ribosomal protein L27, which translates into the protein MAHKKAGGSSKNGRDSNAQRRGVKIYGGQKVRAGNILVRQLGTKIHPGENVGIGKDYTLFAKIDGVVSYERFGRSRKKASVYAEGSL
- the rplU gene encoding 50S ribosomal protein L21, which encodes MYAIVDSGGKQYKVREGEILRVEKLTGEVGDSVSFDKILMFSDGEQVNIGTPLLEDVTVNGHIVEQGKAKKIIVFKYKRRKRYRRKQGHRQQFTAVKVDSIKA